The following is a genomic window from Spirosoma foliorum.
CGGGCCGAACTGCAACCTTCGAAACGGCTGTTAAATATCAATTTTATCACGCATTAGGACTGGTGCTAGTGGGCTTACTGATGCACACATTCGGCTCTAATGAAACAATTGTGAAGCTCCTCAACTGGTCGGGGTATGCGTTTCTGGGGGGAGTACTTATTTTTTCCGGGTCGCTGTATATCCTGTGCTTTACAGGCATTACCTGGCTCGGTGCCATCACACCTATTGGTGGCCTCGGCATGATCATAGGCTGGGCACTGCTGTTGTGGGCCTTTTTGTAAAATGATGAATTATGAATGATGAGTTATG
Proteins encoded in this region:
- a CDS encoding DUF423 domain-containing protein, giving the protein MKFFIQAGAALGLLGVALGAFGAHALRTMLEASGRTATFETAVKYQFYHALGLVLVGLLMHTFGSNETIVKLLNWSGYAFLGGVLIFSGSLYILCFTGITWLGAITPIGGLGMIIGWALLLWAFL